Sequence from the Plectropomus leopardus isolate mb unplaced genomic scaffold, YSFRI_Pleo_2.0 unplaced_scaffold27446, whole genome shotgun sequence genome:
acacacacacacacacacacacacacacacacacacacacacacacacacacaggttagaGTCAGGGTTAAAGAtctgaaacaggaagttgtcaCGAGTAGAAACAGTAAAATCAAAGTCAACCTGATGGAGGCGCCATGTTTACGGATGGTTCCTGTTCGCTCCGACTGTTTCCCAGAGACCTGGGGGGCAGAGACAGGagagtgtgttaatgtgtgtgtgtgtgtgtgtgtgtgtgtgagtgagtgagtgagtgagagagcaTCAATGGAGTCTCTGAGGCCTCAGCAACTCTAATTAGTCTCTAAACATTTTCCCACGCTCAACAAAGActcactgtgtgtgcgtgtgagtgtgtgtgtgtgtgtgtgtgtgtgtgtgtgtgtgtgtgtgctcagtaAAGTGTGAACTGTGTGTCATCTGAATGGACAACCAGCAGCagtaaaagacaataaaaccaacattaaccctctgaaatctgacTAAACCTGCTGTGAATTTCCTTTCagctttttggtgatttttagagTAAACGAACCTCCAAACCTGCACCggaaaaatcacccaaaatcaGCCCGTCCATCACAGCCACAAACTGTCAACACATGTTCACATTTCTGATggtctttgaacacatcatgtgggatgaACTGTTCATGcagagtcactcagggaggctccgGGACAAATTTTCAGATCTTTTATAAATGTAGATAAGACGTGAGCAGGGCGGCAGCGAGGAAGATAGCGTGTGAATGAGGAAGGTTTCCTGCAGAGTCActtgtgttgctgctgttctCTGCAGCCGCAGACGCTTCCTGTCAGCAGAGACGACTTCACCCCCAACTCGACTTCACTTCTGCTTTTAGCTTCTTCTCGTTTCTCTCAGAAAAACTCTGAAGCTGCTTCACACCAAAACCTTCAACAGTCAACTGACCCGAGATCAGATTCTCCCTCAGAGTCAGACTGAACCCAAAGTGTCCAAAATCACCTGCAGTCTGTCCAAAATCACCTCGAGTCTGTCCAAAATCACCTCGAGTCTGTCCAAAATCACCTGCAGTCTGTCCAGAATCACCTGCAGTCTGTCCAAAATCACCTCGAGTCTGTCCAAAATCACCTGCAGTCTGTCCAAAACCACCtgctaaaacattttctttaaaagaacatccaaaatgtttaataaatattttttttaaaagcatgatcaatgactgttattgtttacaaatatAACAGTTACGATCAAtgactgttattgtttacaaatatAACAGTTACGATCAATGACTGTTATTGACATGTgatgtcattgttgttgtttacaaacagctgctgacacGTATATGTTGTATGTCACACTCGAGGCccacgctgttgtgttaaacctCTTTAGTTTCCCTGGTGCCGGCATGCTGTTTGGTTCCTCAGACACTCTGCAGCGACTCTCTGAGGAGGAAAGGGTTAATGTTTCACCTGCTggatgttggtgtgtgtgtgtgtgtgtgtgtgtgtgtgtgtgtgtgtgaggtaccTTCATGCCGTGGCCCAGGCCGTCCAGCTGCTGGTAGTTGATTGGTCGGCGGCTGTACGGTGGGCGGGGCTGCGTGCCGGCGGAGGGCTGAGGAGGGGGGAGGATCTTGTGGCTGCGCGGGACTCGTCTCACCGCCGTGAAGACGCCAATCTCTCTCCGAGAAACTTTCTCTTTGTGCATCTCCACCGTCTGCAGAGAGGAGCGCGCTCAGATCAGAGAGGAGACTGAAGCAGAGAGCGGCCCGACTGACACATCTGACCGAGCCCGAAAATCACCGTTTTCTCTGTCAGGAAACTGAAGCACAGCAAACGTCTGCAGACTTCACTTCCGGCcactttttcactgttttctgacatttaaaatatgaaccCATCAATCACAAAACTGATCGGCAGAttcatcaataataataataatgatacgtTTCAGCTGAGGTTGAGCAGAACATCATTCATGTTATTACACTCAgctgcatgaaaaacaaacactacacAGTCAGGGTTCATGCACATTTCTATCAGTACATTTCCAGGACATTCCAGGATTTTTCCAGGACCCTGagtcaaattttaaagaccagaCATTATCTGAAACAACCATCAATACTCGTTATCAGCACTTTTTCATCATTATGTAACAgcttattaaataaatattattattattatgattaaaataatgGATTCAGAACAGGTTTAGAGCTGAAAATTTCAAtctaacttagggactgttggttatttatgagagcggagggggtggtgcaaaaagggggaggcatgtcaaatcatttttaggcactggggagggactgatgtttttatttgggcTTCAGGTGAGGGCAGCATCTTTAAATACTGGATTTTGAGTTGATTTTACCAccaaactttaaagaaaacatgacttccAAACCATTCGTTGGATTTCCACATTtctgacggtccttgaacacatcctTTGTTATTATCCAGGTTTGTGAAACAgcattccatgacttttccaaaacattcagggtatatttagtttagttttagttaacacttttccaggccttgaaattGCTACtggcaaattccatgacttttccaggttttccatgagcGTCCGAACCTGGCTATCGCTGGTGCAGAGTCTCCACCGACGCTGCGTTCATGTACCAgctttagagaggggacacagaatgatacagagggga
This genomic interval carries:
- the LOC121937777 gene encoding ABI gene family member 3-like, yielding MHKEKVSRREIGVFTAVRRVPRSHKILPPPQPSAGTQPRPPYSRRPINYQQLDGLGHGMKVSGKQSERTGTIRKHGASI